In Desulfosalsimonas propionicica, one DNA window encodes the following:
- a CDS encoding glycerol-3-phosphate acyltransferase has product MMFVVVAATAYLLGSVNFSIVFFRVTGRGDPRTQYSGNPGATNVYRQAGPAAAALVLVLDMGRAAAVAALAVYLLDPAGVAWTGLALVAGNRYPCFHQFKGGKGVANYLGFSAVIVPWGVLASALAWAAGYFAFRIPFIASFCMVAVLGGATVYKWMHVAPAVLGGLATIAFIVFNHRSNLAELPGKDR; this is encoded by the coding sequence ATGATGTTTGTTGTTGTGGCCGCAACGGCCTATTTGCTGGGTTCTGTCAATTTTTCCATTGTGTTTTTCCGGGTCACCGGGCGGGGTGATCCCAGAACCCAATACAGCGGCAATCCCGGGGCCACAAATGTTTATCGCCAGGCCGGCCCGGCAGCCGCGGCTCTGGTGCTGGTCCTGGACATGGGACGGGCTGCGGCTGTTGCCGCGCTGGCCGTGTATCTTTTGGATCCCGCAGGTGTTGCATGGACCGGGCTGGCCCTTGTTGCCGGAAATCGGTATCCCTGTTTTCATCAGTTTAAAGGCGGCAAGGGGGTGGCCAATTATCTTGGGTTTTCGGCCGTGATCGTTCCCTGGGGGGTGCTGGCTTCGGCCCTGGCTTGGGCTGCGGGCTATTTTGCCTTCCGGATTCCCTTTATCGCCTCTTTTTGCATGGTGGCCGTGCTTGGCGGGGCCACAGTGTATAAGTGGATGCATGTTGCCCCGGCTGTTTTGGGGGGCCTGGCCACCATTGCCTTTATTGTTTTTAATCACCGCAGCAACCTGGCTGAGCTGCCGGGAAAGGACAGGTAG
- a CDS encoding ANL family adenylate-forming protein, with the protein MMPPFTILKNVAAGPARPDDDFVPGRYTYKDVYAMAAGFQQHVFAKDRPVSLCLCTTDRGKMAAALLAALTRPAILILPYSCEKTVLARIRQEQGFSKAVTDAPADLPGGVAAVDPVPPSGGHRAFDASLMRDFGEVFVKLFTGGSTAAPRTWSKTIGNLFFEAIYHAQKMQVTQQDRFVATVPPCHIYGLLFSVLTPLVAGAGVIEGIPTYPHEIQTAIEKHRATYLVSIPLHYRMAAGMDLPASSLARVLCSAARLEPEDSRAFYEKTGLGITEIYGSTETGGIATRVCTTIQPHFTPFDCIQWKQTNGSLAICSDFISPEIALDADGFFVTSDRIRVVGPNAFSLEGRADRIVKVGGKRVDLDEIRMVLLEMPEVSDAAVLSVADSGRRGNEIRALAAAQASAGQIRRHLADRLPGYALPRKIRLTDQIPVSPAGKYDSTQIRKLLDAE; encoded by the coding sequence ATGATGCCGCCTTTCACAATTCTGAAAAATGTGGCCGCAGGCCCGGCCCGGCCCGATGATGACTTTGTACCCGGCAGGTACACCTACAAAGACGTCTATGCAATGGCCGCCGGATTTCAGCAACATGTGTTTGCCAAAGACCGTCCGGTCAGCTTGTGTCTTTGCACAACCGACCGCGGGAAAATGGCAGCGGCCCTGCTTGCAGCGCTTACCCGCCCGGCCATCCTGATTTTGCCCTATTCATGTGAAAAAACCGTTCTGGCCCGGATCCGGCAGGAGCAAGGTTTTTCAAAGGCTGTCACAGATGCCCCGGCAGACCTGCCCGGGGGGGTTGCGGCGGTGGACCCTGTGCCGCCTTCCGGCGGGCATAGGGCTTTTGACGCTTCTTTGATGCGGGATTTCGGGGAAGTCTTTGTCAAACTTTTTACCGGCGGCTCCACAGCCGCCCCCCGCACCTGGAGCAAAACCATCGGCAACCTGTTTTTTGAAGCCATTTATCACGCACAAAAAATGCAGGTGACCCAACAGGACCGATTTGTGGCCACAGTTCCGCCCTGCCACATCTACGGTCTGCTGTTTTCCGTGCTCACCCCGCTGGTGGCCGGTGCCGGGGTCATTGAGGGGATACCGACCTACCCCCATGAAATCCAGACCGCCATAGAAAAACACCGGGCCACCTACCTTGTGAGTATCCCGCTTCATTACAGGATGGCCGCAGGCATGGATCTGCCGGCTTCGAGCCTGGCACGCGTTCTTTGCTCTGCAGCCCGGCTGGAGCCTGAAGACAGCCGGGCCTTTTATGAAAAAACCGGCCTTGGCATCACAGAAATTTACGGCTCCACCGAGACAGGGGGAATCGCCACACGGGTGTGCACAACCATCCAACCACATTTTACACCCTTTGACTGCATTCAATGGAAACAGACAAACGGATCTCTGGCCATTTGCTCGGATTTCATATCCCCGGAGATTGCCCTGGATGCAGACGGTTTTTTCGTCACCAGTGACCGCATCCGCGTTGTGGGCCCCAATGCATTTTCCCTGGAAGGCCGGGCCGACCGGATTGTCAAGGTGGGAGGAAAGCGGGTGGACCTGGATGAAATCCGGATGGTCTTACTGGAGATGCCGGAAGTATCGGATGCGGCGGTGTTGAGCGTGGCCGACAGCGGCCGCCGGGGAAACGAAATCCGCGCCCTTGCCGCAGCACAGGCATCTGCAGGCCAAATCCGCCGCCATCTGGCAGACCGCCTGCCCGGCTATGCCCTGCCCCGAAAAATCCGGCTCACCGACCAGATCCCGGTATCGCCGGCCGGCAAATACGACAGCACCCAAATCCGCAAACTCCTGGACGCAGAATAG